A region of Streptomyces sp. R44 DNA encodes the following proteins:
- a CDS encoding SAM-dependent methyltransferase: protein MTQDPTSVRIDTSKPHPARMYDWFLGGKDNYPVDEAMARQLLTVDARGRDMARVNRAFMHRAIRWLSAHGVRQYLDVGTGIPTEPNLHQIAQEAAPESRIVYCDNDPIVLAHAAALLRSTPEGATEYIQADAREPEIILERAGKVLDFDQPIALSMLALLHFVGDEDGAYELVSKIVEKLAPGSYLVLSHVTGDFDPEGAAKASAMYKARGLTLRPRSRDELAAFFEGLEFVEPGVSLTADWHPELGEPVPVQGDDPIPGWAAVARKP from the coding sequence ATGACCCAGGACCCCACATCCGTGAGGATCGACACCAGCAAGCCGCATCCCGCGCGCATGTACGACTGGTTCCTGGGCGGCAAGGACAACTACCCGGTCGACGAGGCGATGGCACGCCAGCTGCTCACCGTCGACGCCCGGGGCCGGGACATGGCCCGCGTCAACCGGGCCTTCATGCACCGTGCCATCCGCTGGCTCAGCGCCCACGGCGTCCGCCAGTACCTGGACGTCGGCACGGGCATCCCGACCGAGCCCAACCTGCACCAGATCGCGCAGGAGGCCGCGCCGGAGTCCCGCATCGTCTACTGCGACAACGACCCGATCGTGCTCGCGCACGCGGCCGCCCTGCTGCGCTCGACCCCGGAGGGGGCCACCGAGTACATCCAGGCGGACGCCCGCGAGCCCGAGATCATCCTCGAAAGGGCCGGAAAGGTCCTTGACTTCGACCAGCCCATCGCGCTGTCGATGCTCGCCCTTCTGCACTTCGTGGGGGACGAGGACGGCGCGTACGAACTGGTCTCCAAGATCGTCGAGAAGCTCGCGCCGGGCAGCTACCTCGTCCTCTCCCATGTCACCGGGGACTTCGACCCCGAGGGCGCGGCGAAGGCGAGTGCCATGTACAAGGCGCGCGGGCTGACCCTGCGGCCCCGCTCGCGCGACGAGCTGGCCGCGTTCTTCGAGGGCCTCGAGTTCGTCGAGCCCGGCGTCTCGCTCACCGCCGACTGGCACCCGGAGCTGGGCGAGCCCGTCCCGGTCCAGGGCGACGACCCCATCCCGGGGTGGGCCGCGGTGGCCCGCAAGCCCTGA
- a CDS encoding DUF397 domain-containing protein yields MDRIYNGMPAAELGAEGWHKPWSGGNGGNCVEAMKLADGRVAVRQSADPEGPALIYTHGEIAAFIQGAKSGQADFLLT; encoded by the coding sequence ATGGATCGCATATACAACGGCATGCCCGCCGCTGAGCTCGGTGCCGAGGGTTGGCACAAGCCCTGGAGCGGCGGGAACGGGGGCAACTGCGTGGAGGCCATGAAGCTGGCCGACGGCAGAGTCGCCGTGCGACAGTCCGCAGACCCTGAAGGACCAGCGCTCATCTACACCCACGGGGAGATCGCCGCTTTCATCCAGGGCGCCAAATCCGGCCAGGCTGACTTTCTGCTCACCTGA
- a CDS encoding 6-phospho-beta-glucosidase, with protein MKLTILGGGGFRVPLVYGALLGDHAEGRVTHVTLYDLDEGRLSAIARVLADQAEGVPDAPAVTATTDLDEALRGADFVFSAIRVGGLEGRAADERIALAEGVLGQETVGAGGIAYGLRTVPVAVRIARRIAELAPDAWVINFTNPAGLVTEAMSRVLGDRVVGICDSPVGLGRRVARILDANPDEAWIDYVGLNHLGWLRGLRVGGQDVLPRLLADEEKLGSFEEGRLFGPEWLRSLGAIPNEYLHYYYFNREAVHAYRTAERTRGAYLRDQQGAFYEEMAKPDTPALAAWHRTLADREATYMAANREAAGIGERDEEDLESGGYEKVALALMRAIARDERTTLILNVRNGSTLSVLDADAVIEVPCFVDANGAHPVSVAPLPYHAVGLVTAVKAVEREVLAAVESGSRATAVKAFALHPLVDSVTVARRLVEGYTAEHPGLAWLRS; from the coding sequence ATGAAACTGACGATTCTCGGAGGCGGCGGATTCCGGGTGCCGCTGGTGTACGGCGCCCTCCTCGGCGACCACGCCGAGGGGCGGGTCACCCACGTCACCCTGTACGACCTCGACGAGGGCCGGCTCTCGGCCATCGCGCGGGTCCTCGCGGACCAGGCGGAGGGGGTGCCGGACGCGCCGGCCGTGACGGCGACGACGGACCTGGACGAGGCGCTGCGCGGGGCGGACTTCGTGTTCTCCGCGATCCGGGTCGGCGGTCTGGAAGGCCGCGCGGCCGACGAGCGGATCGCGCTCGCCGAGGGCGTGCTCGGCCAGGAGACGGTGGGCGCGGGCGGCATCGCGTACGGGCTGCGTACCGTGCCCGTGGCCGTACGCATCGCACGGAGGATCGCCGAACTCGCCCCCGACGCCTGGGTCATCAACTTCACCAATCCGGCAGGGCTGGTCACGGAGGCGATGTCCCGCGTCCTCGGCGACCGGGTCGTCGGCATCTGCGACTCCCCCGTGGGCCTCGGCCGCAGGGTCGCCCGCATCCTGGACGCGAACCCCGACGAGGCCTGGATCGACTACGTGGGCCTCAACCACCTGGGCTGGCTGCGGGGGCTGCGGGTCGGCGGACAGGACGTGCTGCCGCGGCTGCTCGCCGACGAGGAGAAGCTCGGCTCCTTCGAGGAGGGCCGGCTGTTCGGCCCGGAGTGGCTCCGCTCGCTGGGCGCGATCCCCAACGAGTACCTGCACTACTACTACTTCAACCGGGAGGCCGTGCACGCCTACCGGACGGCCGAGCGGACGCGCGGGGCGTATCTGCGCGACCAGCAGGGCGCCTTCTACGAGGAGATGGCCAAGCCCGACACGCCGGCCCTCGCCGCCTGGCACCGTACGCTCGCCGACCGAGAGGCCACCTACATGGCCGCCAACCGGGAGGCCGCCGGAATCGGGGAACGCGACGAGGAGGACCTGGAATCGGGCGGCTACGAGAAGGTGGCGCTCGCGCTCATGCGGGCGATCGCCCGGGACGAGCGGACGACCCTCATCCTCAATGTCCGCAACGGCTCGACGCTCTCCGTGCTCGACGCGGACGCCGTGATCGAGGTGCCGTGCTTCGTGGACGCGAACGGCGCCCACCCGGTGTCGGTGGCCCCGCTGCCGTACCACGCCGTCGGCCTGGTGACCGCGGTGAAGGCGGTGGAGCGCGAGGTCCTCGCGGCGGTGGAGAGCGGCTCGCGGGCGACGGCCGTCAAGGCGTTCGCGCTGCATCCGCTGGTGGACTCGGTGACGGTGGCGCGCCGTCTGGTGGAGGGCTACACCGCGGAGCACCCCGGCCTTGCCTGGCTCCGAAGCTGA
- a CDS encoding M64 family metallopeptidase: protein MTSQRKGVRGAAARLAAVCLLAAGLLGTAPAAAETPTSGEGPAVVPVQTTGPADRRFNLVFMGDGYTAAEMPAFRADLERHLNTLWSIEPFASYRSYINVWAVEAPSAESGVDCDPGLTAPARDTALDMGFWGGCDPDSVQRLLTVDSRKAAALADLVPGTSRANRQIVALAHSSTYGGAGGSYATASGGNALSSLITPHEIGHSLGGLQDEYDYYARGVPGGAYEGPEPSSVHHTLLTERQMREQRAKWWRWLGEESESGGVIGRHEGGMYSTEGVWRPSRHSLMKTLGYAFDQVEREVMVRAISAKVNLVQDHTPNTAPIGADRTVWVDTLHPVGGALAVTWKLDGQALDTGGARTVDLRRLPVSPGTHTLTATVTDPTPFVRDPAVRGSAALTRTVTWTVDPTLSTVRGPEDPGFTGHTPTGSPVGARSVVHADTTHTAHGTPTVRWRLDGRPVSTYGRNDRDLNLGALPVAPGTHTLTARIPGTDEELSWTVDALPATATYELSQPLRTVRRPGRPVEYVYDDAFTMRLTARGDRDGAVVSQFRVDGDGWYTYYGWPTDAGAPFRFSPGGTVIDDLVYGKLGRSRAVPWDDASPDYGTHTVEYRTIDSAGNTGRARSFLVTLVEP, encoded by the coding sequence ATGACCTCACAGCGCAAGGGAGTTCGAGGTGCGGCGGCGCGCCTCGCCGCGGTCTGTCTGCTGGCCGCCGGTCTGCTGGGAACGGCACCGGCGGCCGCCGAAACACCCACGTCCGGTGAGGGGCCGGCCGTCGTCCCCGTACAGACCACCGGGCCCGCCGACCGCCGGTTCAACCTGGTGTTCATGGGCGACGGCTACACCGCGGCCGAGATGCCGGCCTTCCGGGCCGACCTGGAACGGCACCTGAACACCCTGTGGAGCATCGAGCCCTTCGCCTCCTACCGCTCCTACATCAACGTGTGGGCGGTGGAGGCCCCCTCGGCCGAGTCCGGCGTCGACTGCGACCCGGGCCTCACCGCACCCGCCCGCGACACCGCGCTCGACATGGGCTTCTGGGGCGGCTGCGACCCGGACAGCGTGCAGCGGCTGCTCACCGTCGACAGCCGGAAGGCCGCCGCGCTCGCCGACCTCGTCCCCGGCACGAGCCGCGCCAACCGCCAGATCGTCGCCCTCGCCCACAGCTCCACCTACGGCGGCGCGGGCGGAAGTTACGCCACGGCCTCCGGCGGCAACGCCCTCTCCTCGCTCATCACCCCGCACGAGATAGGGCATTCGCTCGGCGGCCTCCAGGACGAGTACGACTACTACGCGCGCGGGGTCCCGGGCGGGGCCTACGAAGGCCCCGAGCCGTCCTCCGTCCACCACACGCTCCTGACGGAGCGCCAGATGCGTGAGCAGCGGGCCAAGTGGTGGCGCTGGCTGGGCGAGGAGAGCGAGTCCGGCGGGGTCATCGGCCGCCACGAGGGCGGCATGTACAGCACGGAGGGCGTCTGGCGCCCGAGCCGCCACTCCCTCATGAAGACCCTCGGCTACGCCTTCGACCAGGTGGAACGCGAGGTGATGGTCCGGGCGATCTCGGCGAAGGTGAACCTGGTCCAGGACCACACCCCGAACACGGCGCCGATCGGAGCGGACCGCACGGTGTGGGTGGACACCCTGCACCCGGTGGGCGGCGCGCTCGCCGTCACCTGGAAGCTGGACGGGCAGGCCCTCGACACCGGCGGCGCCCGCACCGTCGACCTGCGACGGCTGCCGGTCTCCCCCGGCACGCACACCCTGACCGCGACGGTCACCGACCCGACGCCCTTCGTCCGCGACCCGGCCGTCCGCGGCTCGGCGGCGCTCACCCGGACGGTGACGTGGACGGTGGACCCCACACTGAGCACGGTCCGAGGCCCGGAGGATCCCGGCTTCACCGGGCACACCCCGACCGGCTCCCCCGTCGGCGCCCGGAGCGTCGTCCACGCGGACACCACCCACACGGCCCACGGCACCCCCACCGTGCGCTGGCGCCTGGACGGGCGGCCGGTCTCCACGTACGGCCGCAACGACCGTGATCTGAACCTGGGCGCGCTCCCCGTCGCCCCCGGCACGCACACGCTGACCGCGCGCATCCCGGGCACGGACGAGGAGTTGAGCTGGACGGTGGACGCCCTCCCCGCCACCGCCACGTACGAGCTGTCCCAGCCGCTGCGCACGGTCCGGCGTCCCGGGCGGCCGGTGGAGTACGTCTACGACGACGCGTTCACCATGCGGCTGACCGCGCGGGGCGACCGGGACGGGGCCGTCGTCAGCCAGTTCCGCGTCGACGGCGACGGCTGGTACACGTACTACGGCTGGCCGACGGACGCCGGCGCGCCGTTCCGCTTCTCGCCGGGCGGCACGGTGATCGACGACCTCGTGTACGGGAAGCTGGGCCGGAGCCGGGCGGTGCCCTGGGACGACGCGAGCCCGGACTACGGCACGCACACCGTCGAGTACCGCACGATCGACTCGGCCGGGAACACCGGCCGGGCACGGAGCTTCCTGGTGACACTGGTGGAGCCGTAG